In the Theobroma cacao cultivar B97-61/B2 chromosome 1, Criollo_cocoa_genome_V2, whole genome shotgun sequence genome, one interval contains:
- the LOC18610718 gene encoding methyltransferase-like protein 23 isoform X2 — protein MGDMDDDDDHDDEGGDGEALADQQMTTVSRHAFGDSERTAFSISIIENMKEDYGLFVWPCSIILAEYVWQQRLRFSGNRVVELGAGTCLPGLVAAKVGSFVTLTDDANRLEVLGLTWGVWDASIFSLHPQIILGADVLYDARAFDDLFAAVAFLLQSNPGSVFITTYHNRSGHHLIEFLMVKWGLKCVKLLDGFSLLPSNKAARLNGNIQLAEIVLNHERIEETFSSGAG, from the exons ATGGGAGACATGGACGATGACGACGACCACGACGACGAAGGCGGAGACGGAGAAGCGCTGGCCGATCAGCAAATGACGACTGTATCTCGTCATGCTTTCGGCGACTCTGAGAGAACCGCCTTCTCTATATCGATAATCGAG AACATGAAAGAAGACTACGGCTTATTTGTGTGGCCATGTAGCATCATCTTGGCCGAGTATGTTTGGCAACAGAGATTGCGTTTTTCCGGGAATCGTGTCGTCGAG CTCGGTGCAGGTACTTGCTTACCTGGGTTGGTAGCTGCCAAAGTTGGCTCCTTTGTCACCCTTACCGATGATGCAAACAGATTGGAG gTATTAGGACTGACATGGGGAGTTTGGGATGCATCCATATTTAGTTTACATCCGCAAATTATTCTAGGGGCTGATGTTCTTTATGATGCACGTG CCTTTGACGACCTCTTTGCTGCTGTGGCATTTCTGCTCCAAAGTAATCCAGGATCAGTTTTCATAACAACTTATCATAATCGAAG TGGTCATCATCTTATTGAGTTTCTAATGGTCAAATGGGGACTCAAATGTGTGAAGCTTCTTGATGGTTTTTCGTTGTTGCCATCCAATAAGGCAGCTAGGCTTAATGGAAACATTCAATTAGCAGAGATTGTGTTGAACCATGAGCGGATTGAG GAAACTTTTTCCTCTGGTGCCGGATGA
- the LOC18610717 gene encoding peroxidase 64, protein MALIVALLSSLIVLSASSPADALSLNHYEKTCPDVESIVSKAVQSETRKDETIPAALLRLHFHDCFIRGCDASVLLYSKGNNKAEKDGPANLSLHGFYVIEGAKKEIEASCPGVVSCADILALAARDAVVLSGGPTWDVPKGRKDGRTSKASETLQLPAPTFTISQLQQSFSQRGLSMDDLVALSGGHTIGFSHCSSFVNRIRNFNATHDIDPKMHPSFAASLRSVCPINNKAKNAGATMDPSSTTFDNTYYKLILQRKALFSSDQALLTNPKTKNLVHKFATSKQAFEKAFVNSMIKMSSLNGGQEIRKDCRVVN, encoded by the exons ATGGCTTTGATCGTAGCGCTGTTGAGCTCACTTATCGTTCTCTCGGCATCTTCACCAGCTGATGCTCTTAGCTTGAATCACTATGAGAAAACGTGCCCTGATGTTGAGTCAATTGTTTCAAAGGCCGTCCAGAGCGAAACAAGAAAGGATGAGACAATCCCTGCTGCCCTTCTGCGGCTGCATTTTCATGACTGTTTCATAAGG GGTTGTGATGCTTCTGTGCTGTTGTACTCCAAGGGAAATAATAAAGCAGAAAAAGATGGGCCTGCCAACCTTTCTTTGCATGGATTTTATGTTATTGAAGGTgctaagaaagaaattgaagctTCGTGCCCTGGTGTAGTTTCATGTGCTGATATTTTGGCTTTGGCTGCAAGGGATGCTGTCGTGCTT TCTGGAGGTCCAACGTGGGATGTGCCCAAGGGAAGAAAAGATGGGAGAACATCGAAGGCTAGTGAAACCCTACAGTTGCCAGCTCCAACCTTCACCATATCTCAACTGCAACAAAGCTTCTCTCAGAGAGGTCTATCCATGGATGACCTTGTAGCTCTTTCAG GAGGCCACACTATTGGATTTTCACACTGTTCATCCTTCGTGAACAGAATCCGCAACTTCAACGCAACGCACGACATAGACCCTAAGATGCATCCCTCATTTGCAGCGAGCTTAAGGAGTGTTTGCCCGATCAACAACAAGGCAAAGAACGCTGGAGCGACTATGGATCCTTCTTCAACAACTTTTGATAACACGTACTACAAGCTGATCCTTCAGCGCAAGGCCCTGTTTTCTTCAGACCAAGCCCTGCTCACAAATCCAAAGACCAAAAATTTGGTACACAAGTTTGCCACATCaaaacaagcttttgagaagGCTTTCGTGAACTCTATGATCAAAATGAGTAGCCTGAACGGTGGACAAGAGATTAGAAAAGATTGTAGGGTAGTAAACTAA
- the LOC18610718 gene encoding methyltransferase-like protein 23 isoform X1 yields MGDMDDDDDHDDEGGDGEALADQQMTTVSRHAFGDSERTAFSISIIENMKEDYGLFVWPCSIILAEYVWQQRLRFSGNRVVELGAGTCLPGLVAAKVGSFVTLTDDANRLEVLANMRRVCDLNNLNCEVLGLTWGVWDASIFSLHPQIILGADVLYDARAFDDLFAAVAFLLQSNPGSVFITTYHNRSGHHLIEFLMVKWGLKCVKLLDGFSLLPSNKAARLNGNIQLAEIVLNHERIEETFSSGAG; encoded by the exons ATGGGAGACATGGACGATGACGACGACCACGACGACGAAGGCGGAGACGGAGAAGCGCTGGCCGATCAGCAAATGACGACTGTATCTCGTCATGCTTTCGGCGACTCTGAGAGAACCGCCTTCTCTATATCGATAATCGAG AACATGAAAGAAGACTACGGCTTATTTGTGTGGCCATGTAGCATCATCTTGGCCGAGTATGTTTGGCAACAGAGATTGCGTTTTTCCGGGAATCGTGTCGTCGAG CTCGGTGCAGGTACTTGCTTACCTGGGTTGGTAGCTGCCAAAGTTGGCTCCTTTGTCACCCTTACCGATGATGCAAACAGATTGGAG GTGCTGGCCAACATGAGAAGAGTGTGTGATCTAAATAATCTAAACTGTGAA gTATTAGGACTGACATGGGGAGTTTGGGATGCATCCATATTTAGTTTACATCCGCAAATTATTCTAGGGGCTGATGTTCTTTATGATGCACGTG CCTTTGACGACCTCTTTGCTGCTGTGGCATTTCTGCTCCAAAGTAATCCAGGATCAGTTTTCATAACAACTTATCATAATCGAAG TGGTCATCATCTTATTGAGTTTCTAATGGTCAAATGGGGACTCAAATGTGTGAAGCTTCTTGATGGTTTTTCGTTGTTGCCATCCAATAAGGCAGCTAGGCTTAATGGAAACATTCAATTAGCAGAGATTGTGTTGAACCATGAGCGGATTGAG GAAACTTTTTCCTCTGGTGCCGGATGA
- the LOC18610719 gene encoding uncharacterized protein LOC18610719 isoform X2, with the protein MAFAHCLVAVPVETSKHSKPSILTCSSNESLSSLAFTSSSSFSLSSKARNLSFRPRNHRIRPKANAEPQESEVNIAADAFTHFKHLLLPITDGNPYLSEGTRQAATTTAALAKKYGADITVVVIDDKQKEALPEHETQLSSIRWHLSEAF; encoded by the exons ATGGCTTTTGCTCATTGTTTGGTTGCAGTTCCGGTCGAAACTTCAAAGCACTCCAAACCTTCAATTCTCACTTGTTCTTCGAATGAGTCTCTGTCTTCTTTAGCTttcacttcttcttcttccttttctctctcGTCTAAAGCCCGAAATCTCTCTTTCCGTCCCAGAAATCACAGAATCAGACCCAAAG CAAACGCTGAGCCTCAAGAATCTGAAGTCAATATAGCAGCTGATGCATTTACTCATTTCAAGCATCTGCTTCTGCCAATAACAGACGGAAATCCTTATCTCTCGGAAGGAACAAGACAG GCGGCTACAACTACTGCTGCTTTGGCAAAGAAGTATGGAGCTGACATCACTGTTGTAG TTATTGATGACAAGCAGAAAGAGGCGTTGCCAGAGCATGAAACTCAGCTGTCTAGCATTCGCTGGCATCTCTCTGAAG
- the LOC18610718 gene encoding methyltransferase-like protein 23 isoform X3, whose amino-acid sequence MKEDYGLFVWPCSIILAEYVWQQRLRFSGNRVVELGAGTCLPGLVAAKVGSFVTLTDDANRLEVLANMRRVCDLNNLNCEVLGLTWGVWDASIFSLHPQIILGADVLYDARAFDDLFAAVAFLLQSNPGSVFITTYHNRSGHHLIEFLMVKWGLKCVKLLDGFSLLPSNKAARLNGNIQLAEIVLNHERIEETFSSGAG is encoded by the exons ATGAAAGAAGACTACGGCTTATTTGTGTGGCCATGTAGCATCATCTTGGCCGAGTATGTTTGGCAACAGAGATTGCGTTTTTCCGGGAATCGTGTCGTCGAG CTCGGTGCAGGTACTTGCTTACCTGGGTTGGTAGCTGCCAAAGTTGGCTCCTTTGTCACCCTTACCGATGATGCAAACAGATTGGAG GTGCTGGCCAACATGAGAAGAGTGTGTGATCTAAATAATCTAAACTGTGAA gTATTAGGACTGACATGGGGAGTTTGGGATGCATCCATATTTAGTTTACATCCGCAAATTATTCTAGGGGCTGATGTTCTTTATGATGCACGTG CCTTTGACGACCTCTTTGCTGCTGTGGCATTTCTGCTCCAAAGTAATCCAGGATCAGTTTTCATAACAACTTATCATAATCGAAG TGGTCATCATCTTATTGAGTTTCTAATGGTCAAATGGGGACTCAAATGTGTGAAGCTTCTTGATGGTTTTTCGTTGTTGCCATCCAATAAGGCAGCTAGGCTTAATGGAAACATTCAATTAGCAGAGATTGTGTTGAACCATGAGCGGATTGAG GAAACTTTTTCCTCTGGTGCCGGATGA
- the LOC18610716 gene encoding aspartyl protease family protein 1: protein MSELSSYSCVLLLVVLGLSAGSCCYGFGTFGFDIHHRYSDPVKDFLTVDALPAKGSLEYYSAMVHRDKIIKGRRLATANDQTPVTFLDGNETYRLSGLGFLYYANVSVGSPALSFLVALDTGSDLFWLPCDCSSCVQGLSTADGQTIDFNIYSPNTSSTSSKVPCSSDMCEQQKRCSSSQSNCPYQILYLSNGTSSTGVLVEDVLHLTTDEDKTKAVQAKITFGCGKVQTGSFLNGAAPNGLFGLGMDNISVPSTLANENITSNSFSMCFGRDGIGRITFGDRGSSYQGETPFNLRKSHPTYNVSITQINVGGNAGDLDFSAVFDSGTSFTYLNDPAYTFISESFNNMAIEKRHTSDSSDLPFDYCYDLSANQTNFTYPVVNLTMKGGDSFFVDDPIVVVSLKSGDLYCLGVVKSDDVNIIGQNFMTGYRIVFDREKMVLGWNPSDCYDIEANTLPVRPPTAVPPAVAVNPEATAGNGNTSHISGASPPMANQSPKMKTLSYALIVALIPFFALI, encoded by the exons ATGAGTGAGTTGAGTAGTTACAGTTGTGTGTTGTTGTTAGTGGTGTTGGGGTTAAGCGCGGGAAGTTGTTGTTACGGGTTCGGTACTTTCGGGTTTGATATCCATCATAGGTATTCGGATCCGGTTAAGGATTTCCTGACCGTCGATGCGTTACCGGCGAAGGGAAGTCTGGAGTATTACAGTGCTATGGTTCATCgtgataaaataattaaggGCCGTCGATTGGCGACGGCTAATGATCAGACGCCGGTTACGTTTCTCGATGGAAACGAGACTTATCGATTGAGTGGCTTGGGATT TTTGTATTACGCGAATGTATCAGTAGGGTCGCCGGCTTTGTCATTTTTGGTGGCACTAGACACTGGCAGCGACCTCTTCTGGTTGCCATGTGATTGTTCCAGTTGCGTGCAAGGCTTAAGCACAGCCGATGGCCAG ACAATAGACTTTAATATCTACAGCCCCAATACTTCATCTACTAGCTCCAAGGTTCCTTGTAGCAGTGACATGTGTGAACAGCAAAAAAGATGTTCTTCATCTCAAAGTAATTGTCCTTATCAAATTCTCTATCTGTCCAATGGTACTTCATCTACTGGGGTCTTGGTGGAGGATGTCTTGCACTTAACCACAGATGAGGATAAAACCAAAGCTGTCCAAGCCAAGATTACTTTCGG TTGTGGGAAGGTTCAGACTGGATCATTCTTGAATGGTGCCGCTCCTAATGGTCTTTTTGGGCTTGGTATGGACAATATATCTGTTCCTAGCACATTagcaaatgaaaatattactTCAAATTCGTTTTCTATGTGCTTTGGACGTGATGGGATTGGAAGAATCACTTTTGGTGATAGGGGCAGCTCATATCAAGGAGAAACACCATTTAATCTCAGGAAATCACA CCCAACTTATAATGTCAGTATCACTCAAATAAACGTGGGAGGAAATGCTGGGGATCTTGATTTCAGTGCAGTTTTTGACTCCGGTACCTCATTTACATATTTGAACGACCCagcttatacttttatttctgAGAGT TTCAACAATATGGCCATAGAGAAGCGGCATACATCTGATTCTTCCGACCTTCCCTTTGATTATTGTTATGACCTAAG TGCAAATCAAACCAACTTTACGTACCCTGTAGTGAATCTGACAATGAAAGGTGGAGATTCTTTTTTCGTTGATGATCCAATAGTAGTGGTTTCATTGAAG AGTGGAGATTTATACTGTTTGGGTGTTGTGAAAAGTGACGATGTGAATATCATTGGAC AAAATTTCATGACTGGTTATCGGATAGTCTTTGATCGTGAGAAGATGGTACTGGGCTGGAACCCATCCGACT GTTATGACATTGAGGCCAACACTTTACCCGTCAGGCCTCCAACTGCAGTCCCTCCTGCTGTTGCTGTCAATCCAGAAGCCACAGCAGGGAACGGTAATacatctcacatttcaggGGCATCGCCACCCATGGCAAACCAATCACCCAAGATGAAAACTTTGTCTTATGCACTCATAGTTGCTCTCATTCCATTTTTTGCCCTGATTTAA